The Colletotrichum destructivum chromosome 7, complete sequence genome contains the following window.
GTGGACTGAGATTCTCCGGGCGATGGAATCCGAGAAGGGGCCGATGGACTTTTCCGTGGGGTGCAATATGCTCATTTGTGGCCCTTTGGAGCGCGTGTACTATATTGCCTTCTCCAAATATTGTTCCCGTTTACGACATCACAGCCAGGAATCCAGGGGACCCCTCCCGTCAGCTGTTCCCTGGAATCTCTGGATTGCCGGGATTTTTATTCCAACGGAGATGGTCGATGGATCCTACCTTGCGGCCAAGCCTCCATCAATGAGGTGCTAACGGCTGTGGAGATTGTTTTCCACCAACGGGAGGACGGTTCCGGCTTTAACCCCAATTAAACAAGGGGGGACGGTGATGGTGTCAGATAGAATGCGGTGACCTTGGATGGCAGCTGGTTACTAGATCATAACTCGGGACGCTTGTCTAGACCTTGTTCGGCAGCAGGacccaggccgaggaggacctcgaAGGAGGtatcgaagacgaggcaCTCCTTGTTCATGATGCGAAGCTTTGTATTTAAGCTTGATGACAGCCGGCTAAACGGCAGACTGTTGTTTCTATTATTCTCGAACCAGTCCTTTCACAGCTACAGTCTCTCCTTTACTTCTTCTACCCTTGCTTATACCGCATCTTGGtatctctttctcttccagCGACAATCATGGGTCTTTACAGGTttctcctcgccatccttcCAGtcgtcctggccgccgaccTCTACGTCGCTCCCACGGGCTCTGACAGTGCTGCCGGCACTCTTGCCGCCCCTCTCAAGTCGatccagctcgccgtcgacaaggccgtTGCTGGTGACACCATCTACCTCCGTGCCGGCACCTACTCGCCCACAACCAACATCAAGATCACCAAGAGCGGTACCGCCGCCAAGCCCTACACCCTGACGGCCTACAACAACGAGGCTGTTGTCATCGACGGAGAGGCACTGCCCGGAACCCCTGCCGCCCTCGATGCGtccctcgccaacgccgaccGCGGCGTCCTTCATATTGAGAAGGCAAGTCAAGACTCGCACTGCTCATGGAAAGAAGCCTTCCACTAACACTACCCTCGTAAAGGCCAACTACTGGAAGTTCTACAAGctcaccatcatcaacggcccTTACGGCGTTTACCTTCGCGACGGCTCCAATAATTACTTCGAGCGTATCGTCACCCACGACAACTACGAGACGGGCTTCCAGATGCAGGGTTCCTTGAGCAACAACCAGGTCATCTACCTCGACTCGTACCGCAACCGCGACCCTCGCAAGAACGGCGAGAGCGCTGACGGCTTCGCCTGCAAGGAGGGCTCCGGCACGGGCAACATTCTCAAGGGTGCCCGTCTTTGGGAGAACGTCGATGACGGTCTTGACCTTTGGTAAGTCTTCTCTTGTTCAACTTTCGCTCCTTCCGCCTTCATCATACTTCATCAGCATCACCACAAATGTCAACCACGGCTAACCATAACACAACAACAGGGAGTTCAAGTCGCCCGTCACCATCATGGACACCATCTCTTGGGGCAACGGCGTCAACCGATGGGGTTTCAGCGACTTCCAGGGAGACGGAAACGGATTCAAGCTGGGCGGtggcgatgccgccgacatcGCGTCGGCCAACCACGTCATCACCAACAGTATCGCCTTCAACAACGCGGCCAAGGGCTTCACGGATAACAAGCAGCCGGGCAACTTCCAGTTCTCGCGCAACACGGCGTGGAACAACGGCGCGGTGGGCTTCCAGACCATCACGACCAAGTCGACGCTCAAGGGCAACATCGCGGCGTCCAACTCCAAGACAACAGCCAAGTCGGGCCAGACATCGTTCGTCAgcggcaccagcagcagcggcaacTCTTGGGACGGCAGCGCCACATGGTCCGATTCGAGCTTCAAGAGCGTCGACGTCAGCCTCGTCAAGGGCGAACGTCAGGCCAACGGCAAGATCGTCGCGAGCAACTTCCTGATTCCCACCTCGggcgaggccatcggcgcAACCACCACTTGGTCTTAGAGAGAGTGTGATGTTGGGCCTGGGTCGTGGTACAAGTTGTGTAGTCTCGTGAAACAGTTCTCCTGTACATATTTAGCATTGCCAAAGAGCAGGGTACATAAACCAACCGGTACATATCTTTCATCGGGATCACCTACTATCTTCGTTGCGGCGCATGAATGGCAAGTTGCCGAGGAACCATTGTTGCTGCTTGTTTACCGAAACCAGACGGACGAGCTCGTGACATGGGCCGTGCTTGTTGACTGATAGCCAGTTACGCTAGTGACGGCGATGTAACCATTGTGAACCCATCAATCAagggcggccgccgtgcAAGGGTCCATGGGCAACGAGCTGTACAGGTAGTGCCGTCTGTTTGGGAGGAGCCGAGACGTGCATGCAAGTGCGGAACGGGGACTTGCTGTAAGAATAGAGTACATAAACATTTGTTTGACGTGTCGTTGAGCACGGCAGGGAAAGCACAGGCGTTGCGGAAATTTTCCCTGATCGACTCAAACTCAAATCCGGACCCGCGCCGCGACGATTGTTCATATTGTTTGCAAGGGGAGGGAGTGTAATCATGCAAGCTACCAGTCAAACTAATATTACCATGTGGGTAGAGGAAATGAGCAAAGGCGTGTAAGCTGGCAACCAGGCGTTGCCAGCTGGCAAAAGCTGGTATGCTTTTCCTAGACAGAATTGAGTCAGCAAGACCCATATAACGCTCTCGGGTTACGGGAAAACTTGCCTCTCCGAACAACCGCTGGACGAGCTCGGAATTTCTCGTCG
Protein-coding sequences here:
- a CDS encoding Putative pectin lyase/virulence factor, right handed beta helix domain, PL-6 family; translated protein: MGLYRFLLAILPVVLAADLYVAPTGSDSAAGTLAAPLKSIQLAVDKAVAGDTIYLRAGTYSPTTNIKITKSGTAAKPYTLTAYNNEAVVIDGEALPGTPAALDASLANADRGVLHIEKANYWKFYKLTIINGPYGVYLRDGSNNYFERIVTHDNYETGFQMQGSLSNNQVIYLDSYRNRDPRKNGESADGFACKEGSGTGNILKGARLWENVDDGLDLWEFKSPVTIMDTISWGNGVNRWGFSDFQGDGNGFKLGGGDAADIASANHVITNSIAFNNAAKGFTDNKQPGNFQFSRNTAWNNGAVGFQTITTKSTLKGNIAASNSKTTAKSGQTSFVSGTSSSGNSWDGSATWSDSSFKSVDVSLVKGERQANGKIVASNFLIPTSGEAIGATTTWS